The Kiritimatiellia bacterium genomic sequence CGGCAACGGGATTTCTGGGCTTCGGCTGAAGTGCAGAATCTCCTGCGCGGGACGGTCGGGTTTCTCTCCGATGACCGATACGACTTCACGTTCCATTCCGTGCGGGGCGCCCCGGGTTTTCAGCAATATCTGGAACTCGCCGATTCAAACGGGCCGATTGGCGATCCCGAACAGGTGATCATGTTCTCTGGTGGGCTGGATTCGCTGGCCGGGGCCGTTGAGGAGATCGTGGGTCAGAAGCGGCGCGTGATTCTCGTGAACCATCGGCCTACCGTGAAGTTCTCGGGGAAACACAAGGTGCTTGTGGGGCTCCTGTCGAAGTACGCGGGGCGCTTCGCGCCGGCGCATCTGAGGGTGCGAGTGCACAAGCAGAGCGACCTGACTAAGGGTTATACCCAGCGCTCGCGCTCATTCCTGTATGCCGCGCTCGGCGCGACGGTGGCCCACATGGTTGAGTTGCGGTCCGTGCGGTTCTACGAGAACGGTGTGGTTGCGTTGAATCTGCCGGTGTGCGCTCAGGTTGTGGGCGGGCGTGCAACACGGACCGCCCATCCGCGAGTGCTGCAAGGTTTCCAGAAGTTGGTTTCGCTGGTAGCTGGCGAAACGTTTGAGGTGGAGAACCCATTCGTCGAAATGACCCGGGCGGATGTCGTGCGGAAGGTCACTGAACGGGGATGCAGTGCTTTTATCCCCCATTCGAACAGTTGCGCCCACATCTGGCAGCGGAGCAACGAGAAGCCGCATTGCGGTGTGTGCTCGCAGTGTATTGACCGGAGGTTCGGAGTCATCGCAGCGGATGCCGAGCAGTTCGATCCTGTTGCGAGTTATGGCTTGGACATGTTCATCGAGTCGATGCCTGCAACCCTGGACAAGATGATGATGGCGACGTTCTTGGAGCGGGCAAACAGCGTCAATGGTCTGCATACGCAGGGGGAGTTCATCATCCGCTTTCCAGAAGTGCTGGACATCCTGCCTTACCTGAAGGGGAAGGCCGACAGCGCATGCGGGAGAGTTCTGGATCTGTACAAGCGGCACGCGCTGGAAGTGAGTCGGGTCGTGGACCTGATGATGGCAAGGCACGGAAAGGCGGTCCGGGAAAGGACTCTGCCAGGTGACTGCCTGCTGCGAATCGTGTATGAATCGGCGAGCGTGGTCTCCGTCCCGACGAAGAAGGCGGAGGCCGGCGCGACTCCAAGTCAGGATGCGGGACCGAGCGTTGAGCCGGTCTGGGTGAACGATGCGTACGGTTTTGACCTGAATGGGAAGAGCATGCGGATGTTTGGCGGGCGGTTCTGGATTGGTGCGGCGGTCACGCCGCGCGATTTGTCGAAGCCTTGCGCCGGCCGGGTGAGGCTTGCTATGCAGGACTACGCCATCGAGTTCAATGTGCTCGGT encodes the following:
- a CDS encoding 7-cyano-7-deazaguanine synthase, yielding MAIDRVIVCGGVKFSGAGSDQALRLNLWSGKSRDNVSLHFEDIHARLLRDVPPLFADLVEIASYVYCADQAIDRGAYDVDTFGANWRRDLHFHIPVRQRDFWASAEVQNLLRGTVGFLSDDRYDFTFHSVRGAPGFQQYLELADSNGPIGDPEQVIMFSGGLDSLAGAVEEIVGQKRRVILVNHRPTVKFSGKHKVLVGLLSKYAGRFAPAHLRVRVHKQSDLTKGYTQRSRSFLYAALGATVAHMVELRSVRFYENGVVALNLPVCAQVVGGRATRTAHPRVLQGFQKLVSLVAGETFEVENPFVEMTRADVVRKVTERGCSAFIPHSNSCAHIWQRSNEKPHCGVCSQCIDRRFGVIAADAEQFDPVASYGLDMFIESMPATLDKMMMATFLERANSVNGLHTQGEFIIRFPEVLDILPYLKGKADSACGRVLDLYKRHALEVSRVVDLMMARHGKAVRERTLPGDCLLRIVYESASVVSVPTKKAEAGATPSQDAGPSVEPVWVNDAYGFDLNGKSMRMFGGRFWIGAAVTPRDLSKPCAGRVRLAMQDYAIEFNVLGREPLKPARIVRVVTEGNALCVEFEGGGVRKIDAVTFPDLSEAEKSVVRGAVLSRGMAGDTIFGSLPTASLLNGWKSIRLPSGKLLDLGGRLASRGLILEAVWKYCLDKRILQFPFETVLANYNKTVAPGSQRIGGRFEHDVFRKQKEEFKEMFERIGAEKDQVYRLRVRFISPS